Genomic segment of Gasterosteus aculeatus chromosome 4, fGasAcu3.hap1.1, whole genome shotgun sequence:
CGTGTGTTTACACGGTCTTGGCTGTGACGTCACGTGCCCCATGCGGAAGTAGCTGTCGGTTCAGAGCTGTAGGACGAAGAATGCGACGTGAGGAAAAAGCCACGAAgtgctttgaaaaacaaaagaaaaagaaacactccttgtaaacctttttttatttgagaagTCATGAGGACGGTGTTCGTAACCGTCGGCACCACGAGCTTCGATGACCTCATCGGAAGCATCACGTGTCCGCAGAACGTACAGGTGAGTCATGTTTGTTATCATCATGAGTGAAACGCAATCGCGTATCGATGGCACAGGAAGTCTGCAGAGTACCAGCACCACAGGATGGGGCATCTTAAAAGCAAGCAGAGCGAAATGCACAACAATTTGCTTCTGAAATGCATGTACAAGCATAACTTCGCATATAATGCGTGTACTCAAGTTAATTACGATTAGCTCAAATTTTTACTGGTACAGTAATTGGCATAACATTAATGCCTCTGTTTGGAGCGGGGCAGATTTGTGAACCTTTGACCAGCTTTATAATAAGCTCATTTTATTCTCCCTGCAGGCCTTAAAGGCTCGTGGATATGAGCGTCTGGTTCTTCAGACTGGAAGAGGCTCTATTGTTCCAGCGGCTGACAGCTGTCCAGATGTCAGACTGGAGGCCTATCGGTTCAAAGACTCTATAGCAGAAGACATCAAGCAGGCtgacctcgtcatcagccatgCAGGTtagtaaaatagaaaaaaagctttttccatAAGCTTAACTGCTATctactgtttgtttaaaaaaagacaatgtgtgcataataaatattaaaagcaTCGGCCAGAAGCTGCAGAGAAGACCGGTACGTCAGCAGTGTCCAAACATGAAACACCTTTTTTTGTCCTCAGGAGCAGGAAGCTGTTTGGAGGCGCTTGAGGCAGGTAAACCTCTGCTGGTGGTCGTCAATGACAAGCTGATGAACAACCACCAACTGGAGATGGCCAGACAGCTGCACAAGGACTCCCACTTGTTGTACTGCACCTGCAGGTATGTGTGAGTTAGTAGGTGTAAGGTTGTTGAGCGAAACAAAAGTAACAagcctattttttttttcctatattttttttaaatatatttcagcACTCTGACAGAAACCCTGAGGACGATGGATCTCTCTGTTCTGCAGCCCTTCTTGCCCGGACAGCCCAAGAATTTCGCAAATTTCCTTGACAAAGCCCTCGGTATTTAGAGATACTTTTATtttcgttgttgtttttctgttaaaGTGATGCTTGATGGTCTTTTAGAATATTATGTCTTAATAGATAtacttatttattataattgtaCAGCACATCTGACACTATTTTCGTATGCAATAATAATATATCTATTATTTCAAATCATGTGTCGTGTGAATTACTTGAATATTctagattttgtttttatttatatatatatatatatattatatttatcttCATTTTTATATGTAGCCTATATAttaatattgattttttttgtttgttttcgacTTATTTATAAGGCAAACTAAAAGACATTTGGCATCACAGAAAGGATGGTTGTATTTGTTCTTGCCACTAGGTGAGACGTACCAGCACGTAAACCCCAACTTCTTCTATTCCAAACTGCAAACAACACACGCAGACAGTTGGtagctttttgtttgctttgtcttGAGCCATTTTTAAGGGTAGTTGTTGATGTTCTAGGTAGAATCTAACTACGTATATTTATATGCCATGACTacctttttcttccctctcaaGTCTACTCTCAATCTGCTGAAAAGCTGGAGCAGCAAGCTTGAGTAAGTAGGCTGAATAAGAGGGTGTTGAACGCCGTAGCCTGCAGGAAACtggtaaatattgtatttacgTGCACATGTACATGA
This window contains:
- the LOC120817479 gene encoding UDP-N-acetylglucosamine transferase subunit ALG13; the encoded protein is MRTVFVTVGTTSFDDLIGSITCPQNVQALKARGYERLVLQTGRGSIVPAADSCPDVRLEAYRFKDSIAEDIKQADLVISHAGAGSCLEALEAGKPLLVVVNDKLMNNHQLEMARQLHKDSHLLYCTCSTLTETLRTMDLSVLQPFLPGQPKNFANFLDKALGI